In Tissierellales bacterium, a single genomic region encodes these proteins:
- the cbiD gene encoding cobalt-precorrin-5B (C(1))-methyltransferase CbiD, whose protein sequence is MKRYKLYNGKKLRYGYTTGTTAAAATKAAAIYIETGQILDCVEIETPKGWTVSVPINYVKRVEGSKVIAEAVKDSGDDPDVTNRIEIKAVVEINEEETVNIVGGTGVGIITKKGLQTPVGSYAINPVPLQMIEKSFREVFKSPVGANICIEVPKGKEIARKTLNSKLGIVGGISIIGTTGIVEPMSETALVESLHLEIKSASKESKRLVMVLGNYGENFTKVYNEIKAPRIKISNFIGECIDFAKAEGIEEILLIGHIGKLIKVAGGIFNTHSKVADGRMEILGANYMYFCENRDIFMEIMDSNTTDEAVEIIKSVDSDFVFDKIAQKIKQKCEARAREEISVETILFNLPFGELGCSDFAHQRLSKWTNGEEFYD, encoded by the coding sequence ATGAAGCGCTATAAATTATATAATGGCAAAAAACTAAGGTATGGCTATACTACGGGAACTACAGCAGCGGCGGCAACTAAAGCTGCTGCAATTTACATAGAGACTGGTCAAATTTTGGACTGTGTTGAAATAGAAACACCGAAGGGCTGGACTGTATCGGTTCCTATAAATTATGTTAAACGAGTTGAAGGTAGCAAAGTAATAGCGGAAGCTGTAAAAGATAGTGGCGATGATCCCGATGTTACAAATAGAATAGAAATAAAGGCTGTAGTCGAAATTAACGAAGAAGAAACCGTAAATATCGTTGGAGGAACTGGTGTTGGAATTATAACTAAAAAAGGGCTTCAGACACCTGTTGGAAGTTATGCTATAAATCCCGTTCCTCTTCAAATGATAGAAAAATCATTTAGAGAAGTATTCAAATCGCCAGTTGGAGCAAATATATGTATAGAAGTGCCGAAAGGGAAAGAAATAGCTAGAAAGACGCTTAATTCAAAACTCGGGATAGTAGGAGGAATATCTATCATTGGCACAACAGGAATAGTAGAGCCAATGAGTGAAACTGCATTGGTTGAAAGTCTACACTTGGAGATAAAATCAGCTTCAAAAGAGAGTAAGCGACTTGTCATGGTACTTGGAAATTATGGAGAGAATTTTACTAAGGTTTATAATGAAATAAAAGCGCCTCGCATAAAAATTAGTAATTTCATAGGAGAGTGCATTGATTTTGCTAAAGCGGAAGGCATAGAAGAAATACTGCTGATAGGTCATATAGGAAAACTTATAAAGGTTGCTGGAGGAATATTTAATACTCATAGTAAAGTGGCAGATGGAAGAATGGAGATATTAGGAGCTAATTACATGTATTTTTGTGAAAATAGAGATATATTTATGGAGATAATGGATAGTAATACTACAGATGAAGCGGTTGAAATTATAAAATCTGTAGATTCTGATTTTGTATTTGATAAAATTGCTCAAAAAATAAAACAAAAATGTGAAGCTAGAGCTCGTGAAGAAATTTCAGTTGAAACTATTTTATTTAATTTACCATTTGGAGAACTTGGGTGTAGTGATTTTGCACATCAGAGACTGTCTAAGTGGACTAATGGGGAGGAATTCTATGATTAA
- the cbiE gene encoding precorrin-6y C5,15-methyltransferase (decarboxylating) subunit CbiE gives MIKIVGIGPGNIDDMTERAKYTIESADCIIGGDRQLENFSDLSSEKISLSVGFREVVDEIEKRCDTQEIAVLVSGDPCYYSFFRYLKRNLSCKLEVVPALNSIQYFFSKLGKTYEDAVFLSVHGRSCDYIDALRDYKTVALLTDYEQSPQAIAKKLKSFNMKVKMYVGYRLSYEDEKIIEGMPSELENIKHKAMAVVILESLEDYNRECHIPDIDFLRNSTPMTKEEIRYITLGKLELKSNHHLVDIGSGTGSISIEASRFLYKGKVTSIEVKSEAVDIMKENIKKHRCENIDLIHGDAVDALKKIEYCDRVFIGGTRGNFQEIMSLLESKISSNGIVVMNAVTLETLSEWTEYMKCSEKKYELIQVQISRSSRLGKYQMLDGGRPIFIMKIWWN, from the coding sequence ATGATTAAAATAGTTGGAATAGGACCAGGGAATATAGATGATATGACAGAGAGAGCTAAATATACTATTGAATCTGCAGATTGCATTATAGGAGGAGATAGGCAGCTAGAGAATTTTTCTGATTTGAGTAGTGAGAAAATATCTCTTTCAGTAGGTTTTAGAGAGGTTGTAGATGAGATTGAAAAGAGGTGTGATACACAAGAAATCGCGGTATTGGTTTCTGGTGACCCTTGCTATTATAGTTTTTTTAGATATTTAAAAAGAAATTTAAGTTGCAAATTAGAAGTTGTACCTGCGCTAAATTCTATACAATACTTTTTTTCGAAATTAGGAAAGACATATGAAGATGCAGTATTTCTTAGTGTTCATGGGAGAAGCTGTGATTATATTGATGCACTTAGAGACTATAAAACAGTTGCACTTTTGACAGATTATGAGCAAAGTCCGCAGGCCATAGCTAAGAAACTAAAAAGTTTTAACATGAAAGTTAAGATGTATGTAGGTTATAGGTTGTCGTATGAAGATGAAAAGATAATAGAGGGAATGCCTTCTGAATTAGAAAATATAAAACACAAAGCTATGGCTGTGGTTATATTAGAGAGTCTTGAGGACTATAATAGGGAGTGTCATATCCCGGATATTGATTTTTTGAGAAATAGTACGCCTATGACTAAAGAAGAAATAAGATATATTACACTTGGAAAACTAGAACTTAAATCAAATCATCACTTAGTTGATATTGGCAGTGGAACAGGTTCTATAAGTATAGAAGCATCGAGATTTTTATATAAGGGGAAAGTAACATCTATTGAAGTAAAAAGTGAAGCTGTAGATATAATGAAAGAAAATATAAAAAAACATAGATGTGAAAATATTGATTTGATTCATGGGGATGCTGTTGATGCTCTTAAAAAAATAGAATATTGTGACAGAGTATTCATAGGAGGAACTAGAGGTAATTTTCAAGAAATAATGAGTTTGCTTGAATCAAAGATATCATCAAATGGCATAGTTGTTATGAATGCTGTAACATTAGAGACGTTGAGTGAATGGACAGAGTATATGAAATGTAGTGAAAAAAAGTATGAACTTATTCAAGTTCAGATTTCAAGATCAAGTAGGCTTGGTAAATACCAAATGCTTGATGGTGGGAGACCTATTTTTATTATGAAAATTTGGTGGAATTAA
- a CDS encoding precorrin-2 C(20)-methyltransferase — translation MNRKLIAIGVGAGDGRYLTISAKEKIENSDIIYYPVVSKGEKSMALESIKKYVKTGTKLCELVFPMKKTGLERAWQMAADTINETLEKEGHSSFITIGDVMTFSTFSYLRDRLEFDIDVEYEPGITSYQVASSAIGEHLGLGKSGFGILPGIESEKQCLDLFEYFDTLAILKPCEKSVGYLEKISKKMDIEVKSVTYGGYEKMEVRSELDYSYKLPYMSVLLVKRIRNNGGDFSE, via the coding sequence ATGAATAGAAAACTTATAGCAATTGGAGTAGGCGCTGGAGATGGTAGGTATTTAACCATATCAGCAAAAGAAAAAATAGAAAATAGCGATATTATTTACTATCCGGTAGTAAGTAAAGGCGAAAAAAGCATGGCGCTTGAAAGTATAAAAAAATATGTAAAAACAGGCACTAAATTGTGCGAACTGGTATTTCCAATGAAAAAAACAGGTCTTGAAAGAGCGTGGCAAATGGCTGCAGATACTATAAATGAAACTCTTGAAAAAGAAGGACATTCGAGTTTTATAACTATAGGAGATGTTATGACGTTTAGTACATTTTCATATTTGCGAGATAGATTAGAGTTTGACATAGATGTAGAATATGAGCCAGGAATTACTTCATATCAAGTAGCTAGCAGTGCTATAGGAGAACATCTAGGGCTTGGAAAATCAGGGTTTGGTATTTTGCCAGGAATAGAGAGTGAGAAACAATGCTTGGATTTATTCGAGTATTTTGATACATTAGCGATACTGAAGCCATGTGAAAAAAGTGTAGGCTATTTGGAGAAAATATCAAAAAAAATGGATATAGAGGTCAAAAGTGTTACGTATGGTGGATATGAAAAAATGGAAGTGAGAAGTGAACTTGATTATAGTTACAAACTACCTTATATGAGCGTACTATTAGTTAAGCGTATAAGAAATAATGGAGGCGATTTCAGTGAATAA
- the cobM gene encoding precorrin-4 C(11)-methyltransferase, whose translation MNKLKIVGAGPGDVELITIKGQKALQEADVIIYAGSLVNPELLTWNKRGAEIHNSAKMTLEEVLEVIENGISKDKNVVRLHTGDPSLYGAIQEQMDALERKNIEFEIVPGVSSFLASAAAIQREFTLPDVSQTVICTRIEGRTPVPETEKLSELAKHRASMAIFLSVHMIENVVNELLKGYDLETPIAVIQKASWPEQKIVKGTLSNISEKVKEANITKTAQILVGDFIDCEYSKSKLYDRSFTHEYRKGR comes from the coding sequence GTGAATAAATTGAAAATAGTTGGAGCAGGGCCTGGCGATGTAGAACTAATAACTATAAAAGGACAAAAAGCATTACAAGAAGCTGATGTAATAATATATGCAGGGTCTCTTGTTAATCCAGAGTTATTGACATGGAATAAAAGAGGCGCAGAAATTCACAATAGCGCTAAAATGACACTTGAAGAAGTGTTAGAGGTTATAGAAAATGGGATATCGAAAGATAAGAATGTAGTGAGACTTCATACGGGAGATCCAAGTTTATATGGCGCTATTCAAGAACAGATGGATGCACTTGAAAGAAAAAATATTGAGTTTGAAATAGTACCAGGAGTTAGTTCGTTTTTAGCATCGGCAGCTGCAATACAGAGAGAATTTACTCTTCCAGATGTTTCACAAACTGTTATATGTACTAGAATAGAGGGGAGAACCCCAGTTCCAGAAACGGAAAAATTATCCGAGCTTGCAAAACACAGAGCGTCTATGGCCATATTTTTGTCAGTTCACATGATAGAAAATGTAGTAAATGAACTTTTGAAAGGATATGATTTAGAAACGCCTATAGCCGTAATTCAAAAAGCATCTTGGCCAGAACAAAAAATAGTTAAGGGTACGCTTTCAAATATTTCTGAGAAAGTGAAGGAAGCAAATATAACTAAAACAGCTCAAATATTGGTTGGAGATTTCATAGATTGTGAATATTCAAAATCGAAATTGTATGATCGGAGCTTTACACATGAATATAGAAAAGGACGCTAA
- the cbiG gene encoding cobalt-precorrin 5A hydrolase — protein sequence MNIEKDAKKIYIYAVSKRGYALANNLKQFITVAQVFTLEKYAKRSCEVLKNGLKHHVDEHFNNADLMVFIMSTGISVRMIKDSIVDKKTDPAVIVIDECGDHVISLLSGHLGGANDYARAISSYLNSTPVITTATDLNGKWGIDTFAESNGYKLVDFEKAKLLTAYILEGNKIKIDGDFKIKTDLKNSFTFEGESKYVVTISNRKLECEKNRLQLYKTNIVIGMGCRRGTSAEKIEQFILEALDNSGYSINSVKSLSSIDLKADEEGFLQITEKYGWKFNTFSADRLKAVSHKFDKSDFVESITGTPSVAEPSGYLASNRGKCVLKKLKQDGMTLSIWEEI from the coding sequence ATGAATATAGAAAAGGACGCTAAAAAAATATATATTTATGCGGTGTCTAAAAGAGGATATGCACTTGCTAATAATTTAAAACAATTTATAACTGTAGCTCAAGTATTTACTTTAGAAAAATATGCAAAGAGAAGTTGTGAAGTTTTAAAAAATGGACTTAAACATCATGTGGATGAGCATTTTAATAATGCTGATTTAATGGTATTTATAATGTCTACAGGTATAAGTGTTAGGATGATAAAAGACAGTATAGTAGATAAAAAAACAGATCCTGCAGTTATAGTTATAGATGAGTGTGGAGATCATGTTATAAGTTTGTTATCTGGACATTTAGGTGGTGCTAATGATTATGCTAGAGCGATTAGCAGCTATTTGAATAGTACTCCTGTTATAACGACGGCTACAGATTTGAATGGAAAATGGGGAATTGATACTTTTGCAGAATCAAATGGATATAAATTGGTAGATTTTGAAAAAGCAAAGCTATTAACAGCCTATATATTAGAGGGAAATAAAATAAAAATAGACGGTGATTTCAAAATAAAAACTGATTTAAAGAATAGTTTTACATTTGAAGGAGAGTCTAAATACGTTGTTACGATATCAAATAGAAAGCTAGAGTGTGAAAAGAATCGATTACAATTATATAAAACTAACATTGTAATCGGAATGGGCTGTAGAAGAGGAACTAGTGCTGAAAAAATAGAACAGTTTATTTTAGAAGCTCTAGACAATAGTGGATATAGCATAAATTCTGTAAAATCACTATCAAGTATAGATTTAAAGGCCGATGAAGAGGGATTTTTGCAAATTACAGAAAAGTATGGCTGGAAATTCAATACATTTTCTGCAGATAGACTAAAAGCGGTTTCGCATAAATTTGATAAATCTGATTTTGTCGAATCTATTACTGGAACACCTTCAGTTGCTGAGCCAAGTGGATATTTAGCATCTAATCGAGGTAAATGTGTATTAAAAAAGTTAAAGCAGGATGGCATGACATTATCAATTTGGGAGGAAATATAA
- the cobJ gene encoding precorrin-3B C(17)-methyltransferase encodes MRSGKIYVVGMGPGNEEHMSIRCRKVLSEVEYIVGYKKYIQLIKHLPNISGECIEGVMKKEVDRCREALDLAEKGHSVALVSSGDSGIYGMAGLVLELIEHEVRSVDCEIIPGITAAHAAASRLGAPIMHDSAYISLSNLLTEWELIEKRIKCASEGDFVITLYNPKSKGRPDLIDKARDIMLKFKSAQTPVGIVKKAMRDGETIVITTLEDMLKESIDMMTVIIVGNSRTKIFGQSMVTPRGYEI; translated from the coding sequence ATGAGAAGTGGGAAGATATATGTAGTTGGTATGGGGCCAGGAAATGAAGAACACATGAGCATCAGATGTAGAAAGGTACTTAGTGAAGTAGAATATATAGTGGGTTATAAAAAGTATATTCAGTTGATAAAACACCTTCCAAATATAAGTGGAGAATGTATAGAAGGAGTGATGAAAAAAGAGGTAGATAGATGTAGAGAAGCATTGGATTTAGCGGAAAAAGGCCATAGTGTAGCGCTTGTTAGTAGTGGAGACTCAGGAATATATGGAATGGCCGGTTTAGTACTTGAACTTATAGAGCATGAGGTTAGATCGGTTGATTGTGAAATAATACCAGGTATAACAGCAGCACATGCGGCTGCATCTAGATTAGGAGCGCCCATAATGCATGATAGTGCTTATATAAGTTTAAGTAATTTATTGACGGAGTGGGAACTCATAGAAAAGAGAATTAAATGTGCTAGTGAAGGGGATTTTGTTATTACGTTATACAATCCAAAAAGCAAAGGAAGACCGGATTTAATAGATAAAGCAAGGGATATAATGCTAAAGTTCAAGTCAGCTCAAACTCCAGTTGGAATAGTAAAAAAAGCTATGAGAGATGGGGAAACCATAGTTATAACAACACTTGAAGATATGCTTAAAGAATCAATAGATATGATGACTGTAATCATAGTTGGAAATTCTAGAACGAAAATTTTTGGGCAGAGCATGGTTACGCCTAGAGGCTATGAGATATGA
- the cobK gene encoding precorrin-6A reductase — MIAVFAGTSEGKAVVEHLSKNNEVKVFVSTSQGAELLKNMNLKNVNIEVGSKDESELMECLNNDNVEAIVDATHPYAIEISKNLLSISKILKKKYVRFERQREKLEGVARFETYEKLVDNLNYVDGNVLITSGSNNLDAFCKINDMSRLFVRVMPSSKIIRKCENLGFDMNQIIAVMGPHSLESNMWIMKEKNIKHMVTKESGKNGGVDEKIEAANLLGINIYTIELPKLQYINVCSDFNELDFYIK; from the coding sequence ATGATAGCGGTATTTGCTGGTACTAGCGAAGGGAAGGCAGTTGTCGAGCATTTGAGTAAAAACAATGAGGTAAAAGTTTTTGTTAGCACAAGTCAAGGCGCTGAGCTTTTAAAAAATATGAATTTGAAAAATGTAAACATTGAAGTTGGAAGTAAAGATGAATCAGAGTTAATGGAATGCTTAAATAATGATAATGTAGAAGCGATAGTAGATGCAACTCATCCATATGCTATTGAAATTAGTAAGAATCTCTTGAGTATAAGCAAAATACTAAAAAAGAAATATGTTCGATTTGAAAGACAACGAGAGAAGCTAGAAGGCGTAGCTAGATTTGAGACATATGAAAAACTAGTGGATAATTTAAATTATGTTGATGGCAATGTGTTAATAACATCTGGGAGCAACAATTTAGATGCTTTTTGTAAAATAAATGATATGTCTAGATTATTCGTAAGAGTTATGCCTTCTTCTAAAATAATAAGGAAATGTGAAAATCTAGGTTTTGATATGAATCAAATAATAGCTGTAATGGGGCCACATTCATTAGAATCAAATATGTGGATTATGAAAGAAAAGAATATAAAGCATATGGTTACAAAAGAAAGTGGTAAAAACGGTGGAGTAGATGAAAAAATAGAAGCAGCCAATTTACTTGGAATAAATATTTATACTATAGAACTTCCAAAACTCCAATATATCAATGTTTGTAGTGACTTTAATGAATTAGATTTCTATATTAAATAA
- a CDS encoding copper amine oxidase N-terminal domain-containing protein translates to MKKLIITGLMIAMLTSTVMATAPVPTLYDSNENVVEVKLEQNDVNIYWGETELESAGKDLDGVLMLPLRELAEAAGFEVTWNDETKQIELANGARWTSVELSKNAYFKNKMAPRELSKAPTLIGDETYVPAEFFTQILSLGLQTKEGNIHFSESMIATHSGYIQEIDLDEEGNISRITISSKEKSEGFEDQTILNVSSEDTYIQRDIEVGNFINAITAPIMTMSLPGQTPAMIIY, encoded by the coding sequence ATGAAAAAACTTATAATAACAGGATTAATGATAGCGATGTTGACGTCTACGGTTATGGCAACAGCACCAGTACCAACATTGTATGATTCAAATGAAAATGTAGTAGAGGTAAAACTAGAGCAAAATGATGTAAATATCTATTGGGGAGAAACAGAATTAGAAAGTGCAGGTAAAGACTTAGACGGAGTATTGATGCTTCCACTTAGAGAATTAGCTGAAGCGGCAGGCTTTGAAGTAACGTGGAACGATGAGACGAAGCAGATTGAATTGGCAAATGGAGCTAGATGGACTAGTGTAGAACTTTCCAAAAATGCGTATTTTAAAAACAAAATGGCTCCAAGAGAACTTAGCAAAGCACCGACATTGATTGGAGATGAAACTTATGTTCCAGCAGAGTTTTTCACTCAAATTTTAAGCCTAGGTCTTCAAACTAAAGAAGGAAATATACATTTTTCAGAGTCAATGATTGCTACTCATAGTGGGTATATCCAAGAAATAGATTTAGATGAAGAAGGGAATATCTCAAGAATAACAATATCATCAAAAGAAAAATCTGAAGGATTTGAAGATCAAACTATACTGAATGTTTCAAGTGAGGATACTTATATTCAAAGAGATATAGAAGTAGGAAATTTCATAAATGCTATTACAGCACCTATTATGACTATGAGTTTACCAGGACAGACTCCAGCTATGATTATATACTAA
- the pgeF gene encoding peptidoglycan editing factor PgeF, translated as MEYIEKGDLIYNTFEIFKDYESSMFAAFSTRKGGYSSGCYSSMNLGLSTGDDRNIIQKNYEKFCEELCVDSKAVVLSDQTHDKNIRIVSRKDAGKGFVREKDYKGIDGLITNERNLPLMTYHADCTPIIFFDPVKNVVGLAHAGWRGTALSIATEMISKMKDEYGSKENEIKVAIGPAICGKCYEVGVEVKEALELLPIDSKQYIENHGDKYFPDLANINKALLKSVGVLDKNIECSNTCTKENSHMYFSHREFGNKRGTQVAVAYIK; from the coding sequence ATGGAATATATTGAAAAAGGCGATTTGATATACAATACATTTGAAATATTTAAAGATTATGAATCTAGTATGTTTGCTGCTTTTTCAACTAGAAAAGGTGGATATAGTAGTGGATGCTATTCTAGCATGAATTTAGGACTTAGCACAGGAGATGATAGAAATATCATACAGAAAAATTATGAAAAATTTTGCGAAGAATTATGTGTTGATTCAAAAGCAGTTGTTTTGTCAGATCAGACTCATGACAAGAATATTAGAATAGTGAGTAGAAAAGATGCAGGTAAAGGGTTTGTAAGAGAAAAAGATTACAAAGGGATTGATGGACTTATCACCAACGAAAGAAACTTACCTCTTATGACTTATCACGCAGATTGTACTCCGATTATATTTTTTGATCCGGTAAAAAATGTAGTAGGATTGGCGCATGCTGGGTGGAGAGGAACTGCTCTATCTATTGCTACAGAAATGATATCAAAAATGAAAGACGAATATGGTTCAAAGGAAAATGAGATAAAAGTAGCTATTGGGCCTGCGATTTGTGGCAAATGTTATGAAGTAGGAGTAGAAGTGAAAGAAGCATTAGAGTTATTGCCGATAGATTCGAAACAATATATTGAGAATCATGGTGATAAATATTTTCCGGATTTGGCAAACATTAATAAAGCATTGCTTAAAAGTGTAGGCGTACTTGATAAAAACATAGAATGTTCAAATACCTGCACTAAAGAAAATAGTCATATGTATTTTTCGCATAGAGAGTTTGGAAATAAAAGAGGCACACAGGTTGCTGTGGCCTATATAAAATAG
- a CDS encoding DMT family transporter, whose translation MTKGIETLLAIIGCSFWGLTFIFLKPVAPYASASDLVFWRFVFTAVFLFIFHKITIKKFNFSFNDFKLMLITSFLGFFLYQLFCNFGVSMISGSEAGLIHGLIPIVTIFFERVLRNKKITPLKGVAMMTSIAGIYLISQSSGTANSQFIGYVLMFAGISAWVIYTFISEKLLDRYHGIELLAYQSLLGAMWVIPYNLITEQRLVSLNIFTSTTAWGNLLLSAILSSGIGYILYMRGVKNLGIGTMSFIVNIMPISSLLAGAIILGDPITLNNFFGLILILISVYMILVDNSQSKHKKRKKKLSFSQ comes from the coding sequence ATGACAAAGGGAATTGAAACACTTTTAGCCATAATAGGTTGCTCATTTTGGGGACTCACTTTTATATTTTTAAAACCAGTCGCCCCTTATGCTTCTGCATCCGATTTGGTATTTTGGAGATTTGTATTCACAGCAGTATTTTTGTTTATATTTCACAAAATCACCATCAAAAAATTTAATTTTTCATTTAATGATTTTAAGCTCATGCTTATAACTTCATTTCTCGGCTTCTTTCTATACCAATTGTTCTGTAACTTTGGAGTATCAATGATTTCAGGTTCTGAAGCTGGTTTGATACACGGTCTTATACCAATAGTTACAATATTTTTCGAAAGAGTTCTCAGAAATAAAAAAATCACTCCCCTAAAAGGAGTGGCTATGATGACATCTATCGCTGGAATATATTTGATATCGCAATCATCAGGTACTGCAAATAGCCAGTTTATAGGATACGTTTTGATGTTTGCTGGTATTTCAGCTTGGGTTATCTATACATTCATATCAGAAAAGTTACTAGACAGATACCACGGAATAGAATTATTAGCATACCAATCACTATTAGGCGCAATGTGGGTTATCCCTTATAATCTAATCACTGAGCAGAGACTTGTAAGTTTAAATATATTTACAAGTACTACTGCCTGGGGAAATCTACTATTGAGTGCTATTTTAAGTTCTGGAATAGGTTATATATTATATATGAGAGGTGTCAAAAATTTAGGAATCGGAACCATGTCCTTTATAGTAAATATAATGCCGATATCTTCATTATTAGCAGGTGCTATAATCTTAGGCGATCCTATTACATTAAATAATTTCTTTGGTTTAATTCTGATACTTATTTCTGTTTATATGATTCTTGTAGATAACTCTCAATCAAAGCACAAAAAAAGGAAAAAGAAATTATCTTTTTCCCAATAA